In Solanum stenotomum isolate F172 chromosome 6, ASM1918654v1, whole genome shotgun sequence, one DNA window encodes the following:
- the LOC125869265 gene encoding serotonin N-acetyltransferase 2, chloroplastic, with protein MLLFNPISTSFTLKPTAHHHNHHRNLAVFSQIQPIPIPITTTNLSISDESLRTKGFNLHRTITNLNLDHLNSVFVAVGFPRRDTEKIQIALENTDSLLWIEYEKTKRPVAFARATGDGVFNAIIWDVVVDPNFQGIGLGKAVIERLVTELLRKGITNIALYSEPRVLGFYRPLGFVADPDGIRGMVYSRRKNKK; from the coding sequence ATGCTTCTCTTTAACCCCATCTCCACCTCCTTCACCCTCAAACCCACCGCCCACCACCACAACCACCACCGTAACCTCGCCGTTTTCTCTCAAATCCAACCCATTCCCATTCCAATCACCACCACAAACCTCTCAATCTCCGATGAATCTCTCCGTACAAAAGGATTCAATCTCCACCGTACGATCACCAATCTCAACCTCGACCATCTCAACTCCGTCTTCGTTGCCGTCGGATTTCCCCGACGCGACACAGAGAAAATCCAAATCGCATTAGAGAACACCGATTCACTTCTATGGATCGAATACGAGAAAACAAAACGGCCGGTGGCGTTCGCCAGAGCCACCGGCGACGGCGTATTCAATGCGATTATATGGGATGTTGTGGTGGATCCGAATTTCCAAGGGATTGGATTGGGGAAAGCTGTGATAGAGAGATTGGTCACCGAGCTGTTACGTAAAGGGATTACGAATATTGCTCTTTATTCGGAGCCCCGAGTTCTCGGGTTTTATAGGCCTTTGGGTTTTGTTGCTGACCCGGATGGGATCCGAGGAATGGTGTATTCTAggagaaagaataaaaaatag